In a genomic window of Amycolatopsis japonica:
- a CDS encoding short-chain fatty acyl-CoA regulator family protein, with protein MDKTFAGAKLRHLRESRSMSQADLARVLEISPSYLNQIEHNSRPLTVPVLLRITQAFGVDTEFFANNDTARLVADVKEALLDEVLGVDVTNSELNDLATNLPTIAQALVKLHRSYRNAVENTAALTTENGLGLHGSAATALPHEEVRDFFYERENYVAELDERAERMAHDIPLQRGQVLAALKETLIQRYGVDVTSEGIDEANGEQHRYEPGPRVLRLAPSLRVGQQAFRMASQIALLEYDDLITELADSWAFSGPAARSLARVGLANYFAGALILPYGPFLSTAERFRYDIERLCDHFGVGFETVCHRLSTLQRPKNRGVPFSFVRVDRAGNMSKRQSAAGFHFSRVGGACPLWNIYEAFTQPGKILTQIATLPDGKSYFWVARTVSRNIGGYGSPGKTFTVGLGCELRHAKRLIYSTGLDLDDRAAATPIGMGCKVCERPACSQRAFPTIGKQLTVDENTSTFVPYPAVPKAP; from the coding sequence GTGGACAAAACCTTCGCCGGAGCGAAGCTGCGGCATCTGCGCGAAAGCCGGTCGATGAGCCAGGCGGATCTGGCTCGTGTGCTGGAGATCTCACCCAGTTACCTCAACCAGATCGAGCACAACTCGCGACCGCTGACCGTCCCGGTGCTCCTTCGCATCACGCAAGCGTTCGGAGTGGACACCGAGTTCTTCGCGAACAACGACACCGCCCGCCTGGTCGCGGACGTGAAGGAAGCGCTGCTCGACGAGGTCCTCGGCGTGGACGTCACGAACAGCGAGCTCAACGACCTGGCCACGAACCTGCCGACGATCGCCCAGGCACTGGTCAAACTGCACCGCAGCTACCGCAACGCCGTCGAGAACACCGCCGCGCTGACCACCGAAAACGGCCTGGGCCTGCATGGAAGCGCCGCCACCGCCCTGCCGCACGAAGAGGTCCGCGATTTCTTCTACGAGCGGGAGAACTACGTCGCCGAGCTGGACGAACGCGCCGAACGCATGGCGCACGACATCCCGCTGCAGCGTGGCCAGGTGCTCGCGGCGCTGAAGGAAACGCTGATCCAGCGCTACGGCGTCGACGTCACCAGCGAAGGCATCGACGAGGCCAACGGCGAACAGCACCGGTACGAACCCGGGCCGCGGGTGCTGCGGCTGGCGCCGAGCCTGCGCGTCGGGCAGCAGGCGTTCCGGATGGCTTCGCAGATCGCCCTGCTCGAATACGACGACCTGATCACCGAACTCGCCGATTCGTGGGCGTTCTCCGGACCCGCCGCGCGTTCGCTGGCCAGGGTCGGGCTCGCGAACTACTTCGCGGGCGCGCTGATCCTCCCCTATGGACCGTTCCTGTCGACCGCGGAACGCTTCCGCTACGACATCGAGCGGCTGTGCGACCACTTCGGGGTCGGCTTCGAGACGGTCTGCCACCGGCTCTCGACGTTGCAGCGGCCGAAGAACCGCGGCGTGCCGTTCTCGTTCGTGCGCGTCGACCGGGCGGGGAACATGTCGAAACGCCAGTCCGCGGCCGGTTTCCACTTCTCCCGCGTCGGCGGTGCGTGTCCACTGTGGAACATCTACGAGGCGTTCACCCAGCCGGGCAAGATCCTCACCCAGATCGCGACCCTGCCCGACGGCAAGAGCTACTTCTGGGTCGCGCGGACGGTTTCGCGCAACATCGGCGGCTACGGCAGCCCCGGCAAGACGTTCACCGTCGGCCTCGGCTGCGAACTGCGGCACGCGAAACGGCTGATCTACTCGACCGGGCTCGACCTCGACGACCGCGCGGCGGCGACGCCGATCGGCATGGGTTGCAAAGTCTGCGAACGTCCGGCCTGTTCGCAGCGCGCGTTCCCGACGATCGGCAAGCAGCTCACCGTCGACGAGAACACGAGCACCTTCGTCCCGTACCCGGCGGTGCCGAAGGCGCCTTGA